From the genome of Flavobacterium ovatum, one region includes:
- a CDS encoding SDR family oxidoreductase has product MKIAVTSASGHLGASIVKHLCNLIGTENVIAIARTVEKATHLGVEVRKGDYNNRSEFDAALQGVATVLLVSGMDEPQKRIEQHRNVIEAAKSAGVKKIVYTSIVGAEENNAFSPIVQTNRQTERDVQESGLSWVIGRNGIYIEPDLEYLETYLKDGEIRNCAGEGKCTYTSRQELGYAYAKMLVEDQHNGHTYNLVGNGITQAQLAADINTVFGTDLVYNSVSVADYATERKAELGDFIGTIIAGIYEGIKMGANVAPSDYEKAAGRPHISAVEMMKNFQESQKES; this is encoded by the coding sequence ATGAAAATAGCAGTAACATCAGCAAGTGGACATTTAGGTGCTTCCATCGTCAAACACCTATGTAACTTAATCGGAACAGAAAACGTCATTGCCATTGCTCGAACAGTCGAAAAAGCAACCCATTTAGGCGTCGAAGTTCGAAAAGGAGACTACAACAATCGCTCTGAATTTGATGCAGCCTTGCAAGGCGTAGCTACCGTTTTACTCGTTTCAGGCATGGACGAACCACAAAAAAGAATCGAGCAACACCGCAATGTCATTGAAGCGGCAAAAAGCGCTGGAGTCAAAAAAATCGTGTACACCAGTATCGTAGGTGCCGAAGAAAACAACGCTTTTAGTCCCATTGTTCAAACCAATAGACAAACCGAAAGAGACGTGCAAGAATCTGGATTATCTTGGGTAATTGGTCGCAACGGAATCTATATCGAACCCGATTTGGAGTATCTTGAAACCTACCTAAAAGACGGCGAAATTCGAAATTGTGCGGGTGAAGGGAAGTGTACGTATACGAGCAGGCAAGAGTTGGGTTACGCTTACGCGAAAATGCTAGTGGAAGACCAACACAACGGACATACTTATAATTTGGTTGGAAACGGCATCACCCAAGCCCAATTGGCGGCCGACATCAATACGGTTTTTGGAACTGATTTGGTTTACAATTCTGTTTCTGTAGCAGACTACGCAACCGAAAGAAAAGCCGAGTTGGGTGATTTCATAGGAACCATAATCGCAGGAATCTACGAAGGGATAAAAATGGGTGCCAACGTTGCTCCTTCGGATTATGAGAAAGCGGCAGGAAGACCACATATTTCGGCAGTTGAAATGATGAAGAATTTCCAAGAAAGTCAAAAGGAATCCTAA
- a CDS encoding L-histidine N(alpha)-methyltransferase, with product MQTITDTVQTKQSTEENFLYTFKKDVQKGLSESPKMLSSKYFYDKIGDALFVEIMNLPEYYLTRSEHDIFKNKTQELIEGFGIDPNSYFELIELGAGDGLKTKELLKMLDDQNYTFDYLPIDFSSNALTLLEQNLAVELPNVSVRTQQGDYFEVLASLKESKQPKVILFLGSNIGNMSDAMTAEFVYNLGANLQLGDKLLICVDLIKAKEIVLPAYNDSRGVTANFNLNLLDRINHDLGGDFNRNNFQHLPEYDEDEGIAKSAIVSTIKQKVTIKALAQSFEFEAGEKIHTEISRKYNDVLMAQIISKTDFSIETKILDSKNYFADYILTRK from the coding sequence ATGCAAACGATAACAGATACAGTACAAACGAAGCAGTCAACGGAAGAAAATTTCCTTTATACTTTCAAGAAGGATGTTCAAAAAGGCTTGAGTGAAAGTCCAAAAATGCTGTCGTCAAAATATTTTTATGATAAAATAGGAGACGCACTTTTTGTCGAAATTATGAATTTGCCAGAATATTATTTGACACGTTCGGAACACGATATTTTCAAGAATAAAACACAGGAATTGATTGAAGGTTTTGGTATCGACCCAAATTCGTATTTCGAATTAATCGAACTCGGGGCTGGTGATGGATTGAAAACCAAAGAATTACTAAAAATGTTAGATGATCAAAACTATACCTTTGATTATTTGCCTATCGATTTTTCGTCGAATGCGTTAACTTTATTAGAACAAAACTTAGCTGTAGAATTGCCTAATGTTAGTGTACGAACCCAGCAAGGCGATTATTTTGAGGTTTTAGCCTCGTTGAAAGAAAGCAAACAGCCCAAAGTTATTTTATTTTTGGGTTCGAATATCGGGAACATGAGTGATGCTATGACGGCCGAATTTGTCTATAATTTGGGAGCTAATCTTCAGCTAGGCGACAAATTATTGATTTGTGTTGATTTAATCAAAGCCAAAGAAATTGTTTTGCCAGCGTATAATGATAGCAGGGGAGTGACAGCCAATTTTAACCTCAATCTTTTGGACCGAATCAATCATGATTTGGGTGGAGATTTTAATCGAAATAATTTTCAACATTTACCTGAGTACGATGAAGATGAAGGTATTGCAAAAAGCGCTATTGTAAGCACCATCAAACAAAAAGTGACGATAAAAGCATTAGCACAAAGTTTTGAATTTGAAGCAGGCGAAAAAATCCATACCGAAATTTCGAGAAAATACAACGATGTTCTGATGGCGCAAATTATCTCGAAAACCGATTTTAGCATTGAAACTAAAATTTTGGACAGTAAAAACTATTTTGCCGACTATATTTTAACCAGAAAGTAA
- a CDS encoding efflux RND transporter periplasmic adaptor subunit yields MKQLALLATFIFLLNSCADKKETKHEEIAAKVSVKEITTTSENETLNYSGTIEADNTVSIGFAVAGRISSVVVDEGQRVQKGQLLASIDATTYQNAFYIAKASAEQDNDNYKRLNGLYQKGSLPERDFIAVKVAVAQANANKSMAAKNLSDTKLYAPFTGIITTKSAEVGATAAPSIPAFTIMKTDKVYAKASITESEIAKLKIGKAATVSIASLDKTFNGKVDILNPSADELTRTFNVKVRLNNSENQLLPGMISSIKIETGNVVDVISIPSVAIVRNADNILFVYVAENGKAIKKRVTVGDFKNNDIIITSGLKIGDKVLIEGQKNVKEGQAISL; encoded by the coding sequence ATGAAACAATTAGCTCTCTTAGCCACTTTTATTTTTTTACTAAATAGTTGTGCCGATAAAAAAGAAACAAAACATGAAGAAATCGCTGCCAAGGTTAGCGTAAAAGAAATCACCACTACATCTGAAAATGAAACGCTTAACTACAGCGGAACAATCGAAGCAGACAATACTGTTTCGATAGGCTTTGCCGTTGCAGGACGAATCTCAAGCGTAGTTGTCGATGAAGGACAAAGAGTTCAAAAAGGACAGTTACTAGCATCAATCGATGCAACTACTTACCAAAATGCCTTTTATATCGCCAAAGCAAGCGCAGAACAAGATAATGATAATTATAAAAGATTGAACGGTTTGTACCAAAAAGGAAGCTTACCAGAACGTGATTTTATTGCTGTAAAAGTGGCTGTTGCTCAAGCAAATGCTAACAAAAGTATGGCTGCCAAAAATCTTTCTGACACCAAATTGTACGCTCCTTTCACAGGAATCATCACAACAAAATCAGCTGAAGTTGGTGCCACTGCTGCACCAAGTATTCCTGCATTTACCATCATGAAAACGGATAAAGTGTATGCAAAAGCTTCGATAACCGAGTCAGAAATCGCGAAATTAAAAATTGGTAAAGCAGCAACAGTAAGCATTGCTTCACTAGACAAAACTTTCAATGGTAAAGTAGATATTTTAAATCCAAGCGCTGACGAATTAACGAGAACCTTTAATGTAAAAGTGCGTTTGAACAACAGCGAAAACCAACTTTTGCCTGGTATGATTAGTAGCATAAAAATCGAAACAGGAAATGTTGTCGATGTGATTAGCATTCCTTCTGTAGCTATCGTTAGAAATGCAGACAATATCCTATTTGTTTATGTAGCAGAAAACGGAAAAGCGATTAAAAAAAGAGTCACTGTTGGTGATTTTAAAAACAATGATATCATCATTACTTCCGGATTAAAAATAGGCGATAAAGTGCTAATTGAAGGCCAAAAGAATGTAAAAGAAGGTCAGGCCATTAGCCTTTAA
- a CDS encoding class I SAM-dependent methyltransferase has protein sequence MNTTTVAPIDFVLEALYNDAKKDRLKMAINCLKFAFRAMQPSDFEDSYLSISKEQGADLVQMIIENNLKNIVEFGTSFGISTLFLAKGISQTNGHIITTELIASKAKTAMQNFEEAGVVDQIELRIGDAMETLKDHKKPIDLLLLDGWKDLYLPLFQLLEPNFHEKTIIYVDNADMAESQSFLKKVGQNAKYQFTSQYNGKVVIITIK, from the coding sequence ATGAACACCACCACAGTAGCACCAATAGATTTTGTTTTGGAAGCCTTATACAACGATGCTAAAAAAGATCGTTTAAAAATGGCTATAAATTGTTTGAAGTTCGCCTTTAGAGCCATGCAACCTTCCGATTTTGAAGACTCTTATCTTTCGATAAGTAAAGAACAAGGAGCCGATTTAGTGCAAATGATTATAGAAAACAATCTTAAAAATATAGTTGAATTTGGTACTTCGTTTGGAATTTCGACTTTGTTTTTGGCAAAAGGGATTTCGCAAACTAACGGTCACATTATCACCACCGAATTGATTGCCTCGAAAGCAAAAACAGCAATGCAAAATTTTGAAGAAGCAGGAGTTGTAGATCAAATTGAGTTACGAATTGGTGATGCAATGGAAACATTAAAAGATCATAAAAAACCAATCGACTTATTACTTTTAGACGGCTGGAAAGATTTGTATTTGCCTTTGTTTCAGTTATTGGAACCTAACTTTCACGAAAAAACAATCATTTATGTCGATAATGCCGACATGGCAGAATCGCAATCTTTCCTGAAAAAAGTTGGTCAAAACGCTAAATATCAGTTTACTAGTCAATACAATGGCAAGGTCGTAATCATCACAATAAAATAG
- a CDS encoding haloacid dehalogenase type II, with protein sequence MTIHKPKVLFFDVNETLLDLTVMKQQIGAALGGKEELLSLWFTTLLQYSLVLSASGQYKPFGQIGAAALQMVAANNGITLSEDKAREIVINAMQNLPPHPEVKQALTLLKKEGYTLVALTNSSEESLKNNFENIGLTPYFDQLLSIETVGKFKPFTDVYNWAANKMQVQPKDCMLIAAHGWDVAGAMWAGWRAAFVGRPGQQPFPLAPETEINETDLQKIAGILIIYR encoded by the coding sequence ATGACAATCCATAAACCCAAAGTACTATTTTTTGACGTAAACGAAACCCTTTTGGACCTAACCGTAATGAAACAGCAAATCGGAGCTGCTTTAGGGGGAAAAGAAGAGTTGCTGTCGCTGTGGTTCACAACCTTGTTACAATACTCCTTAGTCCTTTCGGCAAGCGGGCAATACAAACCGTTTGGGCAAATTGGTGCTGCTGCTTTGCAAATGGTTGCGGCAAATAATGGCATTACACTATCTGAAGATAAAGCACGAGAAATTGTCATAAATGCCATGCAGAATTTACCGCCTCATCCAGAAGTTAAACAAGCCTTAACCTTATTGAAAAAGGAAGGATACACCTTGGTCGCTTTAACAAATTCATCTGAGGAAAGTTTAAAAAATAATTTCGAAAACATTGGTTTGACTCCTTATTTTGACCAATTATTAAGCATTGAAACCGTAGGTAAGTTCAAGCCATTTACGGATGTTTACAACTGGGCAGCAAACAAAATGCAAGTTCAACCCAAAGATTGTATGCTTATCGCCGCACATGGTTGGGATGTAGCTGGCGCAATGTGGGCTGGTTGGAGAGCCGCTTTTGTTGGTCGTCCGGGACAGCAACCGTTCCCTTTGGCTCCTGAAACGGAAATTAACGAAACGGATTTGCAAAAGATTGCAGGTATTTTGATTATCTATAGATAG
- a CDS encoding carboxymuconolactone decarboxylase family protein has protein sequence MTTLKIHNNETAPEASKPLLENSQKAYGMIPGLHGVLAGAPKIFEAYQKLHELFTETSFNEEELTVVWQTINVAHACHYCVPAHTGIAKMMKVDDAITDALRNETPLESSKLEALRTLTLSITRNRGNVSQEELEAFYAAGYGEQQVLEIILGLSQKVISNYTNHIANTPVDAPFQKFAWEPATV, from the coding sequence ATGACAACTTTAAAAATTCACAACAACGAAACAGCACCAGAAGCTAGTAAACCATTATTAGAAAATTCACAAAAAGCATACGGAATGATTCCAGGATTGCACGGTGTTTTGGCTGGAGCTCCAAAAATATTTGAAGCCTACCAAAAATTACACGAATTGTTTACTGAAACCTCTTTTAACGAAGAAGAACTAACAGTAGTTTGGCAAACCATTAATGTAGCGCATGCTTGTCACTATTGTGTACCAGCGCACACCGGAATCGCAAAAATGATGAAAGTAGATGATGCCATCACTGATGCATTGCGTAATGAAACACCTTTGGAAAGCTCAAAATTAGAAGCTTTACGCACCTTGACATTGTCAATTACAAGAAATCGTGGTAATGTATCACAAGAAGAATTAGAAGCTTTTTACGCAGCTGGTTATGGAGAGCAACAAGTACTAGAAATCATCTTAGGATTGTCTCAAAAAGTAATTAGTAATTACACCAATCATATTGCCAATACACCTGTAGATGCTCCTTTTCAAAAATTTGCTTGGGAACCTGCAACAGTTTAA
- a CDS encoding TetR/AcrR family transcriptional regulator, whose translation MARKKEYNEVEVVEKAMNLFWKNGFEMTSMQMLEKEMGINKFSIYSSFGSKQGLFLESLKCYKGKISSMFADLIQGTNGIEDIKQFFYNSVTHKLEAGNQKGCLLTNTYNEFSESDDEVIKEQMASFMNDLKMIFIEKLKMDSMKDEETVLKQANYLVLAKHGLAAATRVNSKQEIEDYIEMTFKNL comes from the coding sequence ATGGCTAGAAAGAAAGAATATAACGAAGTAGAAGTAGTCGAAAAAGCAATGAACCTTTTTTGGAAGAACGGCTTTGAGATGACCTCTATGCAGATGCTCGAAAAAGAAATGGGCATCAATAAGTTTTCTATTTATTCTAGTTTTGGCAGCAAGCAAGGTTTGTTTCTAGAGAGTTTAAAATGTTACAAAGGAAAAATTAGCAGTATGTTCGCTGATTTAATTCAAGGAACAAATGGTATCGAAGATATCAAACAATTTTTCTACAATTCGGTTACACATAAGCTAGAGGCAGGAAACCAAAAAGGGTGCCTTTTGACTAATACGTACAATGAATTTTCAGAAAGCGATGATGAAGTGATAAAAGAACAAATGGCATCTTTTATGAACGATTTGAAAATGATTTTTATCGAAAAGCTTAAGATGGATTCGATGAAAGATGAAGAAACTGTGCTAAAGCAAGCTAATTATTTAGTATTAGCAAAACATGGTTTGGCAGCAGCCACAAGAGTAAACAGCAAACAAGAAATAGAAGACTATATCGAAATGACTTTCAAAAATCTATAG
- a CDS encoding helix-turn-helix domain-containing protein, which yields MEISLIKHHSTNDIVGLFGDLPQESEGLHVYISKNEFNEIPVSYPFRTDNHTFMLILKGEVHIQLNLIHYVLGPNEMVVIKPHTVMHILKMSTDLKLVGFCFSNEFILQNNFKKTDYDALNFFTASNIPKLKLSKEERVATLSLAKLLAKNNQTTEIAMPFRKEIIRHGFITLMYHLAAIFRTTHPNLEAEFSRQEDLTLRFLSILNLNFKKERTVQFYADELAVTTGHLSKVLKDVSGKTASQLIEDSVIMEARLLLKNSSLTIAQVADELKFSDQSFFGKYFKKQTGFSPSKYKNIS from the coding sequence TTGGAAATTTCTTTAATAAAACACCATTCAACCAATGATATTGTTGGACTTTTTGGGGACTTACCTCAAGAATCTGAAGGGCTGCATGTGTATATTTCGAAAAACGAATTCAACGAAATTCCGGTTAGTTATCCCTTTCGAACAGACAATCATACCTTCATGTTAATCCTTAAAGGCGAAGTTCACATTCAGCTGAATCTGATTCACTATGTGTTGGGTCCGAATGAAATGGTGGTTATAAAACCGCACACTGTAATGCATATCTTAAAAATGAGCACCGACTTAAAGTTGGTAGGCTTTTGTTTTTCGAATGAATTCATTCTTCAAAATAACTTTAAAAAGACAGATTATGATGCTTTGAATTTCTTCACAGCAAGCAACATTCCGAAATTAAAATTATCTAAGGAAGAAAGAGTGGCTACCCTTTCGTTGGCTAAACTATTGGCAAAAAATAACCAAACAACAGAGATTGCTATGCCTTTTCGAAAAGAAATAATTCGACATGGATTTATTACCTTAATGTATCATTTAGCAGCAATATTCAGAACCACTCATCCTAATCTTGAAGCCGAATTTTCTCGACAAGAAGATCTTACACTACGTTTTCTATCTATTTTGAATCTTAATTTCAAAAAAGAACGCACCGTGCAATTTTATGCCGATGAACTTGCGGTGACTACTGGTCATTTATCCAAAGTGTTGAAAGATGTTTCTGGAAAAACAGCAAGCCAATTAATTGAGGATTCCGTAATCATGGAAGCCAGACTTTTGTTAAAAAACTCTTCTTTAACAATTGCTCAAGTCGCAGACGAATTGAAGTTTAGCGATCAGTCGTTTTTTGGAAAATATTTCAAAAAGCAAACCGGTTTTTCTCCTTCTAAATATAAAAACATCTCGTAA
- the egtB gene encoding ergothioneine biosynthesis protein EgtB, which yields MNITDKYKQVRQDTINFCSHLQVEDYSIQIVQFASPPKWHLAHTTWFFETFILKGQFENYKEFSSDFNFLFNSYYNNVGTRILQTNRGNMSRPSTDEILEYRTYVDAKMLELLEKESDPKILDLVILGLNHEQQHQELLITDVKYMLGHNPIFPVFNENYNLVADTNSESNAIKIEAGIYEIGYQGTDFCYDNELGVHKVYVADFEINNFMVTNGDYIDFIEKGGYTDFNLWLDEGWSWVNANQIIAPLYWHKIEGEWYNYTLAGLQKVDSNAILSHINYFEANAFAEWKGMRLPTEFEWEIAAAKLDWGKRWEWTNSAYLGYPNFKKENGAVGEYNGKFMSNKMVLRGASVATSKEHSRPTYRNFFNPTERWQFTGIRLAK from the coding sequence ATGAATATTACCGATAAATACAAACAAGTACGACAAGATACAATCAACTTTTGTAGTCATTTGCAAGTAGAAGATTATTCGATTCAAATTGTGCAATTTGCAAGTCCGCCCAAATGGCATTTGGCACACACCACTTGGTTTTTTGAGACTTTTATCCTCAAAGGTCAGTTCGAAAATTATAAAGAATTCAGCTCCGATTTCAATTTTCTATTCAACAGTTATTACAACAATGTAGGTACTCGAATTTTGCAAACCAACAGAGGCAATATGTCGCGTCCTAGTACCGACGAAATTTTGGAATACCGTACTTATGTTGATGCCAAAATGCTTGAATTATTAGAAAAGGAAAGCGACCCAAAAATACTTGATTTGGTCATTTTGGGACTAAATCACGAGCAACAACACCAAGAATTATTGATTACCGATGTGAAATACATGTTGGGACACAATCCTATTTTCCCTGTTTTTAACGAAAATTATAATTTGGTTGCCGATACAAATTCCGAGTCAAATGCGATAAAAATCGAAGCTGGAATTTACGAAATTGGGTATCAAGGAACTGATTTTTGTTATGATAACGAGTTGGGCGTACACAAGGTGTATGTAGCCGATTTCGAAATCAACAATTTTATGGTCACCAATGGTGATTATATCGATTTTATAGAAAAAGGAGGCTATACCGATTTTAACCTTTGGCTTGACGAAGGTTGGTCTTGGGTAAACGCAAACCAAATAATTGCGCCACTCTATTGGCACAAAATAGAAGGCGAATGGTACAATTATACACTTGCGGGTTTGCAAAAAGTAGATTCGAATGCTATTTTGAGCCATATCAATTATTTTGAAGCGAATGCCTTTGCGGAATGGAAAGGCATGCGATTGCCAACCGAATTTGAATGGGAAATTGCCGCAGCAAAACTAGATTGGGGCAAACGCTGGGAATGGACAAATAGTGCCTACTTGGGGTATCCAAATTTCAAAAAAGAAAATGGTGCTGTTGGCGAGTACAACGGAAAATTTATGAGTAACAAAATGGTATTACGAGGCGCATCGGTGGCAACTTCAAAAGAACACAGCCGACCGACTTATCGCAATTTTTTTAACCCAACGGAAAGATGGCAATTCACCGGAATCCGATTAGCTAAATAA
- a CDS encoding ferric reductase-like transmembrane domain-containing protein translates to MSFIKKNYGWMLVALIGVLPIIPLLNLVTLNFSNGFSISLVEGTAGEGKSSLEMLYHISGEFAIRWMTAVLTCTPFFILFGVNNLFVRQAMGITAAVWSFIHFIIFIWAEGFAETFTEANYIAGFIAVLILIPLFFTSNRKAMKKLKKNWKKIQTYAYGAIILSLLHVILLEKTWLIYGIIVGLGFIIRLPFVKNKIFEFRK, encoded by the coding sequence ATGAGTTTTATTAAAAAAAATTACGGTTGGATGCTAGTCGCACTAATTGGTGTCTTGCCAATCATCCCGCTTTTAAATTTGGTTACCCTAAATTTCTCCAATGGTTTTTCGATTAGTTTGGTAGAAGGAACCGCTGGCGAGGGAAAATCGTCTCTAGAAATGCTGTACCATATCTCGGGCGAGTTTGCCATAAGGTGGATGACCGCCGTGCTTACTTGTACGCCGTTTTTTATTCTGTTTGGTGTCAACAATTTATTTGTACGTCAAGCCATGGGTATCACAGCAGCCGTGTGGAGTTTTATTCATTTCATCATTTTTATTTGGGCCGAAGGATTTGCAGAAACCTTTACCGAAGCCAATTACATAGCGGGTTTTATAGCTGTATTGATTTTGATTCCGTTGTTTTTTACTTCGAATAGAAAAGCGATGAAGAAATTAAAGAAGAACTGGAAAAAGATTCAAACCTATGCCTACGGAGCTATTATTTTGAGTTTGTTACACGTAATACTTCTCGAAAAAACTTGGCTTATTTACGGAATAATTGTCGGTCTTGGTTTTATCATTCGATTGCCATTCGTAAAAAATAAAATTTTCGAATTTCGAAAGTAA
- a CDS encoding aspartate/glutamate racemase family protein, with the protein MSKATVGLLGLGSRSTLYYIKELNRLYNQKKGGYSTFPFVMLNADFDTINPLLPNTSEALDTVVQTYIDELEKLSITTILIPNITLHETIDRLDVQRKILHPLALAVEKIIEQEWSTIVLFGSLHSMESNYIRSYFNAKGIEVQLPSQEDRLFIDDFRKQTYSETETPNLIASYHSILNKYTKIFPVVLACTELSILKPTDNNRIIDMAQLQIEKAVSETV; encoded by the coding sequence ATGAGTAAAGCAACCGTTGGACTATTGGGATTGGGGAGTCGCTCTACTTTGTACTACATCAAGGAGCTAAACCGATTGTATAATCAAAAAAAAGGTGGATACAGCACTTTTCCGTTTGTGATGCTTAATGCTGATTTTGATACAATTAATCCGCTTTTGCCTAATACTTCAGAAGCTTTGGATACTGTTGTTCAAACGTATATTGACGAGCTCGAAAAGTTATCCATTACTACTATTTTGATTCCGAATATAACACTGCACGAAACCATTGACCGATTAGATGTTCAGAGAAAAATCCTGCATCCGCTAGCTTTAGCGGTCGAAAAAATAATAGAGCAGGAGTGGAGCACCATCGTTTTATTTGGTTCGCTCCATTCTATGGAATCGAATTATATTCGTTCGTATTTTAACGCCAAAGGAATAGAAGTTCAACTTCCATCACAAGAAGACCGTTTGTTTATAGACGACTTTCGAAAACAAACTTATTCCGAAACCGAAACCCCAAATTTGATAGCGTCCTACCATTCGATACTAAACAAATACACCAAAATTTTCCCCGTAGTACTTGCCTGCACAGAGTTGTCCATCTTAAAACCAACCGACAACAACCGCATTATAGACATGGCGCAACTTCAAATAGAAAAAGCCGTTTCAGAAACAGTATAA
- a CDS encoding nuclear transport factor 2 family protein — protein MNLDQNKQNAIAFYKMAYEGNPVQAVAMYVGEDYIQHNPMVGDGPQAFIAYFERMQKEFPVKTIEFVRTIAEGDLVALHTHQVWPDEDEYVTMDFFRFSDDGKIVEHWDSIQQIPKTALNANKMY, from the coding sequence ATGAATTTAGATCAAAATAAACAAAATGCCATTGCTTTTTATAAAATGGCATACGAGGGAAACCCGGTTCAGGCGGTCGCAATGTATGTGGGTGAGGATTATATTCAGCACAATCCAATGGTGGGTGATGGGCCTCAGGCGTTTATAGCTTATTTTGAGAGAATGCAAAAAGAGTTCCCTGTCAAAACGATTGAATTCGTTCGCACCATAGCCGAAGGTGATTTGGTTGCGCTACACACACATCAAGTTTGGCCAGATGAGGATGAGTATGTCACAATGGATTTCTTTCGTTTTTCTGACGATGGTAAAATAGTGGAGCACTGGGACAGTATTCAGCAAATTCCCAAAACGGCATTAAATGCTAATAAAATGTACTAA